A DNA window from Ranitomeya imitator isolate aRanImi1 chromosome 2, aRanImi1.pri, whole genome shotgun sequence contains the following coding sequences:
- the LOC138663659 gene encoding oocyte zinc finger protein XlCOF8.4-like, which yields MDMDRDKMVERILHLTLEILFRLTGEDYTVVKKTSSNCCQAPVSEGRGRPLSPIMGPPPHHLIHKDVNDQNIIELTYKMIELLTGEVSIRYQDVAVYFSMEEWEYLEGHKDLYEDIMMEVPQSLTSPDLSSKTTTPVRCPHSLLPQDCKQEPNIPQDQQGEDLTHINTTETYVRSDERCKEEIHTYDYPADDCTWRSEGKLTSSLFKSDDLEIPQDTIETNANTPDIPSSLHRKDLSFDPLKQVLSSDSLPTTKENQSHRISLKKQIAPKAHKSFSCSECGKCFSKKFNFVTHQRTHTGEKPFSCSECGKCFNQKSNFVAHQRIHTGEKPFSCSECWKCFTEKSNLIKHWRTHTGEKPFSCSECEKCFKQKSDLVKHQRIHTGMKPFSCSECGKCCNQKSDLVRHQRTHTGEKPVSYF from the exons atggatatggacagagacaagatggtggagaggatattacacctcaccttagagatcctcttccggcttactggagag gattacacagtagtcaaGAAGACTTCTAGTAactgctgtcaggcccctgtgtctgagggacggGGAAGACCTCTGAGCCCAATAATGGGGCCTCCACCCCACCACCTGATACACAAGGATGTCAATGACCAGAACATTATAGAACTCACCtataagatgattgagctgctgactggagag GTTTCTATAAGGTATCAGGATgttgctgtctatttctccatggaggagtgggagtatttagaaggacacaaagatctgtacgaggacatcatgatggaggttccccagtctctcacatcaccag atctatccagtaagacgaCAACACCAGTGAGATGTCCCCattctcttcttccacaggactgtaaacaagaacccAATATTCCTCAGGATcaacag ggtgaagatctgacccatattaatactacagagacatatgtgaggagtgatgagcggtgtaaagaggagattcatacatatgactacccag cagatgactgtacctggagatcagagggaaagctgacatctTCACtgtttaaatcagatgatcttgagatcccacaaGATACAATTGAAACGAATGCcaatactccagatataccatcatcccttcacagaaaAGATCTATCAtttgatcctttgaaacaggtcctatcttctgattcattaccgactactaaggaaaatcaaagtcacagaaTAAGCTTAAAAAAACAAATTGCTCCGAAAGCAcacaagtcattttcatgttcagaatgtgggaaatgttttagcaaaaaatttaattttgttacacaccaaagaactcacacaggcgagaagccgttttcctgttcagaatgtgggaaatgttttaaccagaaatcaaattttgttgcgcaccaaagaattcacacgggggagaagcccttttcatgttcagaatgttggaaatgttttacagagaaatcaaatcTTATCAAACAttggagaactcacacaggggagaaacctttttcatgttcagaatgtgagaaatgttttaaacagaaatcagatcttgttaagcaccagagaatccacacagggatgaaacccttttcatgttcagaatgtgggaaatgttgtaaccagaaatcagatttggttaggcaccagagaactcacacaggggagaagcctgttTCATATttttaa